A stretch of Mycobacterium sp. ITM-2016-00316 DNA encodes these proteins:
- a CDS encoding hemophore-related protein — protein sequence MLKVSRTKLAVVIGGLALSVPMSVGIASAQPDLGPVINTTCTYDQVWAAMNAERPDLAAQFNAQPMALGMLRSFLNSSPADRQGTVNQIAAYPGAQSYLGATLQLAGSCNNY from the coding sequence ATGCTCAAGGTGTCGCGCACGAAGCTTGCCGTCGTGATTGGCGGTCTGGCTCTGTCGGTGCCGATGTCGGTCGGGATCGCCTCAGCCCAGCCCGACCTCGGTCCTGTCATCAACACGACCTGTACCTATGACCAGGTGTGGGCCGCCATGAACGCGGAGCGCCCCGACCTGGCCGCGCAGTTCAACGCCCAGCCGATGGCGCTGGGGATGCTGCGCAGCTTCCTGAACTCCAGTCCGGCGGACCGCCAGGGCACGGTCAATCAGATCGCCGCCTACCCGGGCGCGCAGAGCTACCTGGGAGCCACCCTCCAGTTGGCCGGAAGCTGCAACAACTACTGA
- a CDS encoding SDR family NAD(P)-dependent oxidoreductase, which produces MKNAVVTGGGSGIGRAIADRLRADGYHVATLDLNPSDTPNAFIANVTDRAAVDEALNGIRDQLGPVSILVNAAGLDSFRRFTDTTFEQWQRVIDVNLNGTFHCIQAVLPEMVEAGWGRIVNISSSSTHSGQPFMAPYVAAKSAVNGLTKSLALEYGPMGITVNAVPPGFIDTPMLRKAEDRGFLGDTEKQIEQTPVRRMGKPEDIAAACAFFISEEASYITGQILGVNGGRNT; this is translated from the coding sequence GTGAAGAACGCTGTCGTGACAGGCGGCGGGTCGGGCATCGGACGTGCGATCGCCGACCGTCTGCGCGCGGATGGTTACCACGTCGCCACCCTCGACCTGAACCCCTCGGATACACCGAACGCGTTCATCGCGAACGTGACCGACCGCGCCGCCGTTGACGAGGCGCTGAACGGCATCCGCGACCAGCTCGGCCCGGTCTCGATCCTGGTCAACGCCGCCGGCCTGGACAGCTTCCGCCGGTTCACCGACACCACCTTCGAGCAGTGGCAGCGGGTCATCGACGTCAACCTCAACGGCACGTTCCACTGCATCCAGGCCGTTCTGCCGGAGATGGTCGAGGCCGGCTGGGGACGCATCGTGAACATCTCCTCCTCCAGCACCCACTCGGGGCAGCCCTTCATGGCGCCCTACGTCGCGGCCAAATCCGCGGTCAACGGGTTGACGAAATCGCTGGCGCTGGAATACGGGCCGATGGGCATCACCGTCAACGCCGTCCCGCCCGGCTTCATCGACACCCCGATGCTGCGCAAGGCCGAGGACCGCGGGTTCCTCGGCGATACCGAGAAGCAGATCGAGCAGACCCCGGTGCGCCGGATGGGCAAGCCCGAGGACATCGCTGCGGCCTGTGCCTTCTTCATCTCCGAAGAGGCGAGCTACATCACCGGACAGATCCTGGGCGTCAACGGCGGCCGGAACACCTAG
- a CDS encoding CoA transferase — protein MYGFVPSAGAVLAEWGADVVKVEHAVTGDPQRGLRQTGLLRVEGDPNPNIEHANRGKRSIGLDMSVPEGKEVLLELARRADVFLTSFLPGHREKFGIDVEDIRTVNPNVIYARGSALGPRGEESGKGGYDMTAFWCRAGTAATITPPGTPGMVGPPGPAYGDTISGTNLAGGIAAALLKRERTGEPSVVDVSLLGSGLWALGHTVALTNHLNQRMEAFPPGTQGSPLNPLVGLYPTADDRYISFVMMQPTKFWADVCRHMDLEELIDDPRFATAESIGENTAAANEILTEAMRKRTLPEWSERFATLAGPWAPVQDTLQAANDTQIRSNEYIVQAGDLELVANPVQFDVTAPSTGGAPGFAEQTEEILLELGLDWDRIIELKTAGAVT, from the coding sequence ATGTACGGGTTCGTCCCGTCGGCGGGTGCCGTGCTCGCCGAATGGGGCGCCGACGTCGTCAAGGTCGAGCACGCGGTCACCGGCGATCCCCAGCGCGGGTTGCGCCAGACCGGTCTGCTGCGGGTCGAGGGTGACCCGAACCCGAACATCGAGCACGCCAATCGCGGTAAGCGCAGCATCGGTCTGGACATGTCGGTGCCCGAGGGCAAAGAGGTCCTGCTCGAACTCGCCCGCCGCGCAGACGTTTTCCTGACCAGCTTCCTGCCCGGGCACCGGGAGAAATTCGGCATCGACGTCGAGGACATCCGCACGGTGAACCCGAACGTCATCTACGCCAGAGGCAGCGCGCTGGGGCCGCGGGGCGAGGAGTCGGGCAAGGGCGGCTACGACATGACGGCGTTCTGGTGCCGCGCCGGGACGGCCGCGACCATCACGCCACCCGGCACGCCGGGCATGGTCGGCCCCCCGGGACCCGCCTACGGCGACACCATCTCCGGGACGAACCTTGCCGGCGGTATCGCCGCGGCGCTGCTCAAGCGGGAGCGCACCGGTGAACCGTCGGTGGTGGACGTCTCGCTGCTCGGCAGCGGCCTGTGGGCCCTGGGCCACACCGTCGCGCTGACCAATCACCTCAATCAGCGGATGGAAGCCTTCCCGCCGGGAACGCAGGGTTCGCCACTGAACCCGCTCGTCGGGCTGTACCCGACCGCCGACGACCGCTACATCTCCTTCGTGATGATGCAACCGACGAAGTTCTGGGCCGACGTGTGCCGGCACATGGACCTCGAAGAGTTGATCGACGATCCTCGGTTCGCCACCGCGGAATCGATCGGTGAGAACACCGCCGCCGCCAACGAGATCCTCACCGAGGCGATGCGCAAGCGCACCCTGCCCGAATGGAGCGAGCGCTTCGCCACCCTCGCCGGGCCGTGGGCGCCCGTCCAGGACACCCTGCAGGCCGCCAACGACACCCAGATCCGGTCCAACGAGTACATCGTGCAGGCCGGCGATCTCGAACTGGTGGCCAACCCGGTGCAGTTCGACGTCACCGCGCCGAGTACCGGGGGAGCTCCGGGATTCGCCGAACAGACCGAGGAGATCCTGTTGGAACTCGGCCTGGACTGGGACCGCATCATCGAGCTCAAAACCGCAGGCGCCGTTACCTAA
- a CDS encoding mycofactocin-coupled SDR family oxidoreductase encodes MGSTGNTAGRVAGKVAFITGAARGQGRSHAIRLAEEGADIIAVDICKNYDTVGYAMATAEDLEETKNYVEKTGRRIVTAQADVRNEAELRGALEAGLAELGKVDIVVAQAGVAAMKGQPPMQAWTDGINTNFVGTINAIQVALPHLTEGASIVATASAAALMDAHNKPNPGGDPGGMGYMVSKRLISEYVHYLATELAVRGIRANVIHPTNCNTDMLQSEPMYRSFRPDLENPTRADAEPVFSVQQAMKVNYIEPEDISNAVLWLASDESRFVTGMQLRVDAGGYLKWYDYHV; translated from the coding sequence ATGGGGAGCACGGGAAACACTGCAGGCCGGGTAGCCGGAAAAGTCGCATTCATCACCGGTGCGGCCCGCGGTCAGGGCCGCAGCCACGCAATTCGGCTGGCCGAAGAGGGCGCCGACATCATCGCCGTCGACATCTGTAAGAACTACGACACCGTCGGCTACGCCATGGCCACGGCAGAGGACCTCGAAGAGACCAAGAACTACGTCGAAAAGACCGGCCGCCGCATCGTCACAGCCCAGGCCGACGTTCGCAACGAGGCCGAGTTGCGCGGCGCGCTGGAGGCCGGACTCGCCGAACTCGGCAAGGTCGACATCGTCGTCGCGCAGGCCGGCGTCGCCGCCATGAAGGGCCAGCCGCCGATGCAGGCCTGGACCGATGGCATCAACACCAACTTCGTCGGCACCATCAATGCCATCCAGGTGGCGCTGCCGCATCTGACCGAGGGGGCCTCGATCGTGGCGACCGCCTCAGCGGCCGCACTGATGGACGCCCACAACAAGCCCAACCCAGGCGGCGACCCGGGCGGTATGGGCTACATGGTCAGCAAGCGCCTCATCTCCGAATACGTGCACTACCTGGCCACCGAACTCGCCGTCCGCGGCATCCGCGCCAATGTCATCCATCCGACCAACTGCAACACCGACATGCTGCAGAGCGAACCGATGTACCGGTCCTTCCGACCGGACCTGGAGAACCCGACCCGCGCCGATGCCGAGCCGGTTTTCAGCGTGCAGCAGGCCATGAAGGTGAATTACATCGAGCCCGAGGACATCAGCAACGCCGTGCTGTGGCTGGCCTCCGACGAGTCCCGATTCGTCACCGGCATGCAGTTGCGCGTCGATGCGGGCGGATACCTCAAGTGGTACGACTACCACGTCTGA
- a CDS encoding cytochrome P450, protein MSTEAATDDARKRNTYHFDRHTPEYRLQFEKITEEMQSRCPMAWTDVYDGHWVAADSKHVFELARCPVVSNDHDLTGEGTGYDGISIPVASRAKTVRGGILEMDEPDHSTYRGALNPYLSPAAIKRWVPFVDEITRAALDEHIETGEIDFVDHLANVVPAVLTLAMMGLDLKKWHVYSEPTHASVYTPEHSPDREKINEMHREMGIDLLTNMFAFKENPKPGLINALLQLRIDGEPAPDMEILGNLGLIIGGGFDTTTALTAHALEWLGENPDQRSLLSRERDTLLNPATEEFLRFFTPAPGDGRTFAADVEVEGTQFKEGERLWISWAMANRDPSVFEDPNTIIMDRKGNRHFSFGIGVHRCVGSNVARTVFKSMLTAVLDRMPDYTCDPAGTVHYDSIGVIQGMRKLPATFTPGKKLGPGLDETLDNLQRICDEQELARPITERKETAVIDWK, encoded by the coding sequence GTGAGTACCGAGGCCGCCACCGATGACGCGCGTAAGCGGAACACGTACCACTTCGACCGGCACACACCCGAGTACCGGCTGCAGTTCGAGAAGATCACCGAGGAGATGCAGTCCCGGTGCCCGATGGCGTGGACCGACGTCTACGACGGCCATTGGGTCGCCGCGGACAGCAAGCATGTCTTCGAGCTGGCCCGCTGCCCGGTGGTGTCCAACGACCACGACCTCACCGGCGAGGGCACCGGCTACGACGGCATCAGCATTCCGGTCGCCAGCCGCGCCAAGACGGTGCGCGGCGGCATCCTGGAGATGGACGAGCCCGACCACAGCACCTACCGCGGCGCACTGAACCCCTACCTGTCGCCGGCGGCCATCAAGCGCTGGGTCCCGTTCGTCGACGAGATCACCCGCGCGGCACTCGACGAGCACATCGAGACCGGCGAGATCGACTTCGTCGACCACCTCGCCAACGTCGTGCCCGCCGTGCTGACTCTGGCCATGATGGGGCTGGACCTCAAGAAGTGGCACGTCTACAGCGAGCCCACGCACGCCTCGGTCTACACCCCCGAGCACTCGCCGGACCGCGAGAAGATCAACGAGATGCACCGTGAGATGGGCATCGACCTGCTCACCAACATGTTCGCCTTCAAGGAGAACCCGAAGCCAGGCCTGATCAACGCTCTGCTGCAGCTGCGCATCGACGGTGAGCCCGCGCCCGATATGGAGATCCTGGGCAACCTGGGCCTGATCATCGGCGGTGGGTTCGACACCACCACCGCGCTGACGGCGCACGCGCTGGAGTGGCTGGGCGAGAACCCCGATCAGCGCAGCCTGCTCAGCCGGGAACGGGACACCCTGCTCAACCCCGCCACCGAGGAGTTCCTGCGCTTCTTCACACCGGCCCCCGGGGACGGACGCACCTTCGCCGCGGACGTCGAGGTCGAGGGCACCCAGTTCAAGGAGGGTGAGCGGCTGTGGATCTCGTGGGCGATGGCAAACCGCGATCCCTCCGTCTTCGAAGACCCCAACACGATCATCATGGACCGCAAGGGCAACCGGCACTTCAGCTTCGGAATCGGCGTGCACCGCTGCGTGGGCTCCAACGTGGCCCGCACGGTGTTCAAATCGATGCTGACCGCGGTGCTCGACCGGATGCCGGACTACACATGCGATCCCGCGGGCACCGTGCACTACGACAGCATCGGTGTCATCCAGGGCATGCGGAAGCTGCCCGCCACCTTCACACCGGGCAAAAAGCTCGGGCCCGGTCTGGACGAGACACTGGACAACCTGCAGCGCATCTGCGACGAGCAGGAACTGGCCCGGCCGATCACCGAGCGCAAGGAGACCGCGGTCATCGACTGGAAGTGA
- a CDS encoding aldehyde dehydrogenase family protein, with the protein MSETPTITAPSGSDSVSEEATTKADRRMLIDGQLVDAARTFATLNPATGEVLGYAPDASVADAEAAVAAARRAFDGSGWATDVALRVRCLEQFHAALLANRDELAALTTAEVGATAALNLGAQLDQPIAIVEYYTNLLRDYPLTEDLGHVESRGQQHHRWVEKEAGGVVAAIIAYNYPNQLALAKLAPALAAGCTVVLKAAPDTPLITLALGELIANHTDIPAGVVNVISGADPQVGAVLTTDPDVDMVTFTGSTPTGRAIMAAASTTLKKVFLELGGKSAAIVLDDADFGTAALFSAFSMVTHAGQGCALTSRLLVPRTHHDEIVELVKANFGHVRYGDPTDPSTYMGPLISEKQRDKVDAMVQRAVAAGATLVTGGEKKGPGYFYTPTLLTDVDPDSEIAQEEVFGPVLVIIAYDDDDDAVRIANNSIYGLSGAVFGSQERALAVARRIRTGTFSINGGNYFSPDSPFGGFKQSGIGREMGVAGLEEFLEGKTFAVPVVPA; encoded by the coding sequence ATGTCGGAGACCCCCACGATCACCGCCCCGAGCGGCAGTGATTCGGTCAGCGAAGAAGCCACTACGAAGGCCGATCGGCGAATGCTGATCGACGGACAACTCGTCGACGCCGCCCGCACCTTCGCCACGCTGAACCCCGCCACCGGCGAGGTGCTCGGCTACGCGCCGGACGCATCGGTCGCCGATGCCGAGGCCGCCGTCGCCGCGGCGCGGCGCGCCTTCGACGGCTCCGGCTGGGCCACCGATGTGGCCCTGCGGGTGCGATGCCTCGAGCAGTTCCACGCCGCACTGCTGGCCAACCGCGACGAACTCGCCGCGCTGACCACCGCGGAGGTGGGTGCCACCGCCGCGCTGAACCTGGGCGCGCAGCTGGATCAGCCGATCGCGATCGTCGAGTACTACACGAACCTGTTGCGCGACTACCCGCTCACCGAGGACCTCGGTCACGTCGAGAGCCGCGGGCAGCAGCATCACCGCTGGGTCGAGAAGGAAGCCGGCGGCGTGGTGGCCGCGATCATCGCCTACAACTATCCGAACCAGCTGGCGCTGGCCAAGCTGGCGCCCGCGCTGGCCGCCGGATGCACCGTCGTGCTCAAGGCCGCCCCGGACACCCCGCTGATCACCCTGGCCCTCGGCGAGCTGATCGCCAACCACACCGACATCCCGGCCGGCGTCGTCAACGTCATCAGCGGGGCCGACCCGCAAGTCGGTGCCGTGCTGACCACCGATCCCGACGTCGACATGGTCACCTTCACCGGCTCCACGCCGACCGGCCGGGCGATCATGGCCGCGGCGAGCACCACGCTCAAGAAGGTCTTCCTCGAACTCGGTGGCAAGTCGGCCGCGATCGTCCTCGACGATGCCGACTTCGGTACCGCCGCACTGTTCTCCGCGTTCAGCATGGTGACCCACGCCGGCCAGGGCTGCGCGCTGACCTCACGTCTGCTGGTGCCGCGCACGCACCACGACGAGATCGTCGAACTGGTGAAGGCCAACTTCGGGCATGTGCGCTATGGAGATCCGACCGACCCGTCCACTTACATGGGTCCACTCATCAGCGAGAAACAGCGCGACAAGGTCGACGCCATGGTCCAGCGAGCCGTCGCCGCCGGGGCAACACTGGTGACCGGTGGCGAGAAGAAGGGGCCGGGCTACTTCTACACACCGACCCTGCTCACCGATGTCGACCCCGACAGTGAGATCGCCCAGGAAGAGGTGTTCGGCCCGGTCCTGGTGATCATCGCCTACGACGATGACGACGACGCGGTGCGGATCGCGAACAACTCCATCTATGGACTGTCCGGCGCGGTGTTCGGCAGCCAGGAGCGTGCGCTCGCGGTCGCGCGGCGCATCCGTACCGGCACCTTCTCGATCAACGGCGGCAACTACTTCAGCCCGGACAGCCCCTTCGGTGGGTTCAAGCAATCCGGTATCGGGCGTGAGATGGGTGTGGCCGGACTCGAAGAGTTCCTGGAGGGCAAGACGTTCGCCGTTCCGGTGGTGCCGGCGTGA
- a CDS encoding acyl-CoA dehydrogenase family protein gives MQLEFDPDVEEFRAEFSAFLDAHLPSAADTLERPRSVSHMPQWARDWQRLLFDNGWLLPAQPPEFGGRNASVLQSFVHLEELCRRRIYHSFNPQGVNIIAASLLTFGTDEQKQQWAVPVLKGERTASLGMSEPSAGSDLASLRTKAVRSTDSDGDHFVVNGQKVWTSGAHDADWLLTFVRTDPDAPKHKGISVLIIPTDTDGVVCRPFADLTGEENKDFNEVFFADVRVPAENLVGPLNGGWKVANGSLGHERTMMWLGFADRIANSIGDFKPSTPLERDQLASTIMDYQALRLLGSVGLAKAARGEVDVAAVSVPKLLGAEAELRAANNALVAAGPEGLIHPSFSGPYAHMNLDHYYASWFERYARSFSGTIAGGTSEIQRNIIAQQVLGLPRG, from the coding sequence ATGCAACTCGAATTTGATCCCGACGTCGAAGAGTTCCGCGCCGAGTTCTCGGCCTTCCTCGACGCTCACTTACCCTCTGCGGCAGACACTCTGGAGCGTCCGCGGTCGGTATCGCACATGCCGCAATGGGCCCGCGACTGGCAGCGCCTGCTGTTCGACAACGGTTGGCTGCTGCCGGCCCAGCCGCCGGAGTTCGGCGGCCGCAACGCATCGGTGCTGCAAAGCTTCGTGCATCTCGAAGAGCTGTGCCGGCGACGGATTTACCACAGCTTCAACCCCCAGGGCGTCAACATCATCGCCGCGTCGCTGCTGACCTTCGGTACCGACGAACAGAAGCAGCAGTGGGCGGTGCCGGTGCTCAAGGGAGAGCGCACCGCCTCGTTGGGCATGAGTGAACCCAGTGCGGGGTCCGATCTGGCGTCCTTGCGCACCAAGGCCGTTCGCTCCACTGATTCAGATGGCGACCACTTCGTGGTCAACGGGCAGAAGGTCTGGACCTCGGGGGCGCATGACGCCGACTGGCTGCTGACCTTCGTGCGTACCGATCCCGACGCGCCCAAGCACAAGGGCATCAGCGTACTCATCATCCCGACCGATACCGACGGTGTGGTGTGCCGGCCGTTCGCCGATCTCACCGGCGAGGAGAACAAGGACTTCAACGAGGTCTTCTTCGCCGATGTGCGGGTCCCCGCGGAGAATCTTGTCGGCCCGCTCAACGGCGGCTGGAAGGTGGCCAACGGGTCGCTGGGCCACGAGCGCACCATGATGTGGCTGGGGTTTGCGGACCGGATCGCCAACTCGATCGGCGATTTCAAGCCCTCCACACCGCTGGAGCGCGATCAGCTGGCGTCGACCATCATGGATTATCAGGCGCTGCGGTTGCTGGGATCGGTGGGGTTGGCCAAGGCGGCCCGCGGGGAGGTCGACGTCGCGGCGGTGTCGGTGCCCAAGCTGCTCGGCGCCGAGGCGGAGCTGCGGGCGGCGAACAACGCGCTCGTCGCGGCCGGGCCGGAAGGGCTGATCCACCCGTCGTTCAGCGGACCGTACGCCCACATGAACCTGGACCACTATTACGCGAGCTGGTTCGAGCGCTATGCACGCAGTTTCTCGGGGACCATCGCGGGCGGCACGTCGGAGATCCAGCGCAACATCATCGCCCAACAGGTGCTGGGGTTGCCCCGCGGTTAG
- a CDS encoding ferredoxin produces the protein MKVSVDGSRCQGHTLCAMIAPDSFELDDVDGHASPTSEVVPADQEDAVNEAVHSCPEQAIVVE, from the coding sequence GTGAAGGTTTCGGTCGACGGAAGCCGCTGCCAGGGGCACACCCTGTGCGCGATGATCGCCCCCGACTCGTTCGAACTCGACGATGTCGACGGTCACGCCTCACCCACCTCGGAAGTGGTGCCTGCCGATCAGGAGGATGCGGTCAACGAGGCGGTGCACTCCTGCCCGGAGCAGGCGATCGTCGTCGAATGA